One window from the genome of Hippoglossus hippoglossus isolate fHipHip1 chromosome 10, fHipHip1.pri, whole genome shotgun sequence encodes:
- the LOC117769609 gene encoding small integral membrane protein 32-like, with product MLRQILLNSTDTPDFDLVLMAQSSTQAPSSLNASHGGSVSVAALLRPTAGRGGGGLREGELHKPDLVTYIVMCLLLFLLVLLIVFFINCQLRNSFFASMPYDRSLREARTSYK from the coding sequence ATGCTGAGGCAGATCCTCCTCAACTCCACCGACACCCCGGACTTCGACCTGGTGCTCATGGCCCAGTCCTCCACGCAAGCCCCCTCTTCCCTGAACGCCTCCCACGGCGGCTCGGTGAGCGTGGCCGCCCTGCTGCGACCCACCGCGGGGCGAGGCGGCGGGGGGCTGCGGGAGGGCGAGCTCCACAAACCGGACCTGGTCACCTACATTGTCATGTgcctgctgctcttcctgctGGTGCTGCTCATTGTGTTCTTCATCAACTGCCAGCTGCGGAACTCTTTCTTCGCCTCCATGCCATATGACAGGTCGCTGAGAGAGGCCCGGACCTCCTACAAGTAA